One genomic window of uncultured delta proteobacterium includes the following:
- a CDS encoding Glycosyl transferase family 9: MNILVINLTRFGDLLQSAAAVRVLAHSDNGERNRIGVVCLENFIAGAELLPGVTDIYPLPAAKIMNLCNAGKLPPPAGAAAKGPAAWLGGLGCLHEWAAAIGDGFAPDAVCNISPSTPSSLLGRLLAGTSPFFGFTLDEFGFAHATSLWASFIQGASSARVTSPFNIVDLFRKVAGPESARTEASLLPVPESSVAAMRERLLSLAGGSPKGFVTLQLGASADIRRWPVASFAAVGAALWREHRLCPVLVGTKSELALGEEYAARATGPFVNLMGKTGLTELAAALAASSLCISNDTGTLHLASGLSVPVLGIYLATAQPWDTGPYAGDNCSLEPELACHPCDFGTSCPNGYACHRAVTPEVVFALADAKLRENVWDAANFAACPTPLGARVWKSTYDAFGFADLCSLSGHEKESRTQWMRLQRHLYRQFFDKKPGTPFTPAPFTAPLSLDPETGTTLARACDEILALFDALLQQAAMLAQTPLPPVRDRFFRTWHRLAAHLRSQPVFAAIAFSWQTEAMGQAEMDSAIALARQYHDFFSFLRSLLP; encoded by the coding sequence ATGAATATCCTCGTTATCAACCTGACCCGGTTCGGCGACCTGCTGCAAAGCGCGGCGGCCGTGCGCGTGCTGGCTCACTCTGATAACGGGGAGCGGAACCGGATAGGGGTTGTCTGCCTTGAAAACTTCATTGCCGGGGCCGAACTGCTGCCGGGTGTGACGGATATCTATCCCCTGCCCGCCGCGAAGATCATGAACCTGTGCAACGCGGGAAAACTTCCCCCTCCCGCCGGGGCGGCGGCCAAAGGCCCGGCCGCCTGGCTCGGCGGGCTCGGCTGCCTTCACGAATGGGCCGCCGCGATCGGGGACGGTTTCGCGCCGGACGCCGTCTGCAATATTTCCCCGTCCACGCCGTCCTCCCTTCTGGGGAGGCTGCTGGCCGGGACCAGCCCTTTTTTCGGCTTCACCCTGGACGAATTCGGGTTCGCGCACGCGACGAGCCTCTGGGCCTCGTTCATCCAGGGCGCGTCCAGCGCCCGCGTGACCAGCCCGTTCAACATCGTGGACCTTTTCCGCAAGGTCGCGGGGCCTGAGAGCGCGCGAACCGAAGCTTCCCTGCTCCCGGTTCCGGAATCCTCCGTCGCCGCCATGCGGGAGCGCCTCCTTTCCCTCGCCGGGGGAAGCCCCAAAGGGTTCGTTACGCTGCAACTCGGCGCCAGCGCGGATATCCGCCGCTGGCCGGTAGCCTCTTTCGCGGCAGTCGGCGCCGCCCTGTGGCGGGAGCACCGCCTCTGCCCCGTGCTCGTCGGCACCAAAAGCGAGCTTGCTCTCGGCGAGGAATACGCGGCCCGCGCAACGGGTCCTTTCGTAAACCTGATGGGCAAGACCGGCCTGACGGAGCTTGCCGCCGCCCTGGCCGCGTCCTCCCTGTGCATCAGCAACGATACGGGCACGCTGCACTTGGCGTCGGGCCTTTCCGTGCCCGTTCTCGGCATCTACCTCGCCACGGCCCAGCCCTGGGATACGGGCCCCTATGCCGGGGACAACTGTTCCCTGGAACCGGAACTCGCGTGCCACCCCTGCGATTTCGGCACATCCTGCCCCAACGGGTATGCCTGCCACAGGGCCGTCACTCCCGAAGTTGTTTTTGCCCTGGCCGATGCCAAACTGCGCGAAAACGTCTGGGACGCGGCAAACTTTGCCGCCTGCCCCACTCCACTCGGCGCGCGGGTATGGAAAAGCACGTACGACGCCTTCGGTTTTGCGGATCTTTGCTCCCTCTCCGGGCACGAAAAAGAAAGCCGGACACAGTGGATGCGGCTGCAACGCCACCTGTATCGCCAGTTTTTTGACAAAAAACCGGGAACACCGTTCACGCCGGCCCCGTTTACCGCTCCCCTGTCCCTGGACCCTGAAACCGGGACCACCCTCGCCCGCGCCTGCGACGAGATTCTCGCCTTGTTTGACGCGCTGCTGCAACAGGCCGCCATGCTTGCTCAAACCCCCCTCCCCCCTGTCCGGGACAGGTTTTTCCGGACCTGGCACCGGCTTGCCGCGCACCTGCGCTCCCAGCCCGTTTTCGCGGCCATCGCCTTCAGCTGGCAGACCGAAGCCATGGGGCAGGCCGAAATGGATTCCGCCATCGCCCTTGCGCGGCAATACCACGACTTTTTTTCCTTTCTCCGGTCGCTCCTCCCGTAA
- a CDS encoding conserved hypothetical protein (Evidence 4 : Homologs of previously reported genes of unknown function), whose amino-acid sequence MIIIDGRQSSMEIGNFANLEEILVKVMEQEVVSDHIVTDVIVNQEAFTEIYPHHAEDVEIDEIQSVEVRTMSVDQMAGEVSQELFTVVKILQNGSKGVANFLRQGDIAEGLEVLQDLLDVTRNFLTTISVLHQRFPQADTALFEETAGSLDKLLIEMCDVMTEQDWLLLADLLEYEFIPACEEWEQIIGGFVKDIAASKVE is encoded by the coding sequence ATGATCATTATTGACGGCCGCCAGAGCTCCATGGAAATAGGCAACTTCGCCAACCTGGAAGAAATTCTGGTCAAGGTTATGGAACAGGAAGTCGTGTCCGACCACATCGTCACGGACGTTATCGTCAACCAGGAAGCGTTTACGGAAATTTACCCGCACCACGCCGAAGACGTCGAAATTGACGAAATCCAAAGCGTCGAAGTGCGGACCATGTCCGTGGATCAGATGGCCGGTGAAGTCAGCCAGGAGCTGTTCACCGTCGTCAAGATCTTGCAGAACGGTTCCAAGGGCGTCGCCAATTTCCTGCGCCAGGGGGATATTGCCGAGGGTCTGGAAGTGCTCCAGGATCTGCTTGACGTCACCCGGAATTTCCTGACCACCATCAGCGTGCTGCACCAGCGCTTCCCCCAGGCCGATACGGCCCTGTTTGAGGAAACCGCCGGCAGCCTCGACAAACTGCTTATCGAAATGTGCGACGTCATGACCGAACAGGACTGGCTTCTGCTCGCGGACCTTCTTGAGTACGAATTCATCCCCGCCTGCGAGGAGTGGGAGCAGATTATCGGCGGTTTTGTGAAGGATATCGCCGCGTCCAAGGTGGAATAA
- the rmlA gene encoding dTDP-glucose pyrophosphorylase (glucose-1-phosphate thymidylyltransferase) (Evidence 2a : Function of homologous gene experimentally demonstrated in an other organism; Product type e : enzyme) — MPKKWKGIILAGGSGTRLYPLTRSVSKQLMPVYNKPMIYYPLSVLMLAGIRDIAVISTPEHLPLFSSLLEDGSRLGCSFSYIPQPKPEGIAQAFLLAADFIGDDNVCLVLGDNIFFGHGLAQCLNSAVSRETGATVFAYHVSDPERYGVVAFDAANKAVSIEEKPAVPQSNFAVTGLYFYDNRVVDVARSLRPSARGELEITDVNNRYLEQNSLFVETMGRGIAWLDTGTHDSLLAAATFVQAVEQRQGLKVACVEEIAWRQGFISTGELHSIGREFAKSGYGEYLLSLK, encoded by the coding sequence ATGCCGAAAAAATGGAAAGGTATCATTCTCGCCGGCGGCTCGGGCACCCGACTCTATCCCCTGACACGCAGCGTCAGCAAACAGCTGATGCCCGTCTACAACAAACCCATGATCTATTACCCGCTCTCCGTGCTCATGCTGGCGGGAATCCGCGATATCGCCGTCATTTCGACCCCCGAACACCTTCCACTCTTTTCCAGCCTCCTGGAAGACGGTTCCCGCCTCGGCTGCTCCTTTTCCTATATCCCGCAGCCCAAACCGGAAGGCATTGCCCAGGCTTTTTTACTGGCCGCCGACTTCATCGGCGACGACAACGTCTGCCTGGTGCTGGGGGACAACATCTTTTTCGGCCACGGGCTCGCGCAATGCCTTAACTCGGCGGTAAGCCGGGAAACGGGCGCCACGGTCTTCGCCTACCATGTCAGCGACCCGGAGCGGTACGGCGTCGTCGCGTTCGACGCGGCCAACAAGGCTGTCAGCATTGAGGAAAAACCCGCTGTTCCCCAATCGAACTTCGCGGTTACCGGCCTGTATTTTTACGACAACCGCGTTGTGGACGTCGCCCGGTCCCTCCGCCCGTCCGCCAGGGGCGAGCTGGAAATAACCGACGTCAACAACCGGTATCTGGAACAAAATTCCCTGTTTGTGGAAACCATGGGTCGGGGCATCGCCTGGCTGGATACCGGCACGCACGATTCCCTTCTGGCCGCGGCCACCTTTGTGCAGGCCGTGGAGCAGCGGCAGGGGCTGAAAGTCGCCTGCGTGGAAGAAATTGCATGGCGCCAGGGCTTTATTTCCACCGGGGAATTGCATAGTATCGGCCGCGAGTTCGCCAAATCCGGATACGGCGAATATCTTCTGTCTCTAAAGTAA
- a CDS encoding membrane hypothetical protein (Evidence 5 : No homology to any previously reported sequences), which produces MDYQILTAIADNSRLLFAIACVLFGTAALGNFRIIWSLLATAAFSVFAIAAISGSHIDFGMAGIIVIPAIIGGACLVFVGSMLFMHSRPRPPAHSSRIKIVCMIAGGVFLVLSMTTGSKPQLLSDRRVAAIQSVDIEKMVKWSQDAADIGEKEWKAIAALPLDAKTLAFLEGLVKKRPQWTAEVCAVLLEHRPSRARLEFIRGLTRQSDYFVWPFLVGLYEQQDKEAFWLAVQKTEFKRITHVLAEKGRFDVIEAMWDALDEPGELPEGVPRKSRQDFVARVSPYDFFPRTDLLAAFLAAGLSPDATFNTYGQSAFMRAIQAGNREAADALLKAGAKTEYRDSMGRTALLYAIQYNDSKTFHQLLSHKKILSIPDAAGLTPLHMAAWMGNPEMTEALLEAGVPADDAASSVIHLPSPLFFAATGGGPLMMQTILKKTGEKSGELIRQTDTNGKSVFDLAVNGVSPLDLCRMLDAKFIPGQLPSSFGLDAEYPILDNLLAFQEKRNRTASLLLAGGADPFWRSPDGGTVFHALFDWKAVWRAAKRKDFIHEYNEIPGPPEQYALGWWERTWHNSDSNAKRFSEQYREVLAIARALGLPDVPVANPSELCRYSNFPTSCWETFVPANEK; this is translated from the coding sequence TTGGATTACCAAATATTGACCGCTATCGCGGATAACAGCCGTTTATTGTTCGCAATCGCGTGCGTGCTCTTTGGCACGGCCGCTCTCGGAAATTTCCGGATCATATGGTCTCTGTTGGCAACCGCTGCCTTTTCCGTGTTCGCCATCGCGGCGATCAGCGGCAGCCACATTGATTTCGGCATGGCGGGCATTATCGTCATACCCGCCATCATCGGGGGCGCATGCCTTGTGTTCGTGGGGAGCATGCTGTTCATGCACTCCCGGCCCAGGCCCCCCGCGCACTCTTCCCGGATAAAAATTGTCTGCATGATCGCGGGGGGTGTTTTTCTGGTGCTGTCAATGACAACCGGAAGCAAACCCCAGTTGTTGTCCGATCGCCGTGTCGCCGCCATACAGTCGGTTGATATTGAAAAGATGGTAAAATGGTCGCAAGATGCGGCGGATATCGGTGAAAAGGAATGGAAGGCGATCGCCGCGCTTCCTTTGGATGCAAAAACGCTCGCATTCCTTGAGGGCCTCGTCAAAAAAAGACCCCAGTGGACGGCGGAAGTCTGCGCCGTTCTTCTCGAGCACCGCCCAAGCCGGGCCAGACTGGAATTCATACGCGGGCTCACCCGGCAGAGCGATTATTTCGTGTGGCCTTTTCTTGTCGGCCTTTATGAGCAACAGGATAAAGAAGCCTTTTGGCTGGCCGTGCAAAAGACCGAATTTAAGAGAATCACTCACGTTCTGGCGGAAAAGGGACGGTTTGACGTCATTGAGGCGATGTGGGACGCGCTGGACGAGCCCGGCGAACTGCCGGAGGGCGTTCCCCGGAAAAGCCGGCAGGATTTTGTTGCGCGGGTTAGCCCTTACGACTTTTTCCCGCGCACGGATCTGCTCGCGGCATTCCTTGCGGCCGGGCTTTCGCCGGACGCCACATTCAATACATACGGGCAAAGCGCGTTTATGCGCGCGATTCAGGCCGGCAATAGGGAAGCTGCCGACGCCCTCCTGAAAGCCGGCGCCAAGACGGAATACCGCGATTCCATGGGGAGAACGGCTCTTCTCTATGCGATACAGTACAACGATTCCAAAACGTTCCATCAACTGCTTTCACACAAAAAAATCCTTTCCATTCCGGATGCGGCCGGGCTTACGCCGCTCCATATGGCGGCCTGGATGGGTAACCCGGAAATGACGGAAGCGTTGCTGGAAGCGGGAGTGCCCGCGGACGATGCCGCCTCGTCGGTCATACATCTGCCAAGCCCGCTTTTTTTTGCCGCCACCGGCGGTGGTCCGTTGATGATGCAAACCATCCTGAAAAAAACCGGCGAAAAATCGGGCGAATTGATCCGGCAGACCGATACCAACGGGAAATCCGTCTTCGACCTGGCGGTCAACGGGGTGAGCCCTCTTGACCTTTGCAGGATGCTGGATGCGAAATTCATTCCGGGACAGCTTCCTTCCTCTTTTGGCCTGGACGCGGAGTATCCCATCCTTGATAATTTGCTGGCGTTTCAGGAAAAAAGGAACCGGACGGCATCGCTCCTGCTTGCCGGTGGAGCCGACCCGTTTTGGCGTTCTCCTGACGGCGGCACTGTTTTTCATGCGCTTTTTGACTGGAAAGCGGTTTGGCGCGCCGCGAAACGGAAAGATTTCATTCATGAATATAACGAAATCCCTGGCCCCCCTGAGCAATACGCCCTCGGCTGGTGGGAACGGACGTGGCACAACTCGGATTCAAACGCCAAGCGATTTTCGGAGCAATACAGGGAGGTCCTTGCGATTGCGCGAGCTCTCGGATTGCCCGACGTCCCTGTTGCGAACCCCTCCGAGCTTTGCAGATACTCCAATTTCCCGACTTCGTGCTGGGAGACGTTCGTCCCCGCGAATGAAAAATGA
- a CDS encoding conserved hypothetical protein (Evidence 4 : Homologs of previously reported genes of unknown function) → MHESLRLYDACLTILEQEAEALDNEDEERLQELCEQRARLMEEAWKKRDGCDPSLLVERLERIGKAQDSLAANARTHTETLRLALKNSRQESTRLAGYGKALGSGQNMSLLRKEG, encoded by the coding sequence ATGCATGAAAGTCTGCGTCTGTATGATGCCTGCCTGACGATCCTTGAGCAGGAGGCCGAAGCCCTCGACAATGAAGACGAGGAGCGGCTCCAGGAGTTGTGCGAACAACGCGCGCGGCTCATGGAAGAGGCCTGGAAAAAGCGGGACGGGTGCGACCCCTCCCTGCTCGTGGAACGGCTGGAACGCATCGGAAAGGCCCAGGACTCGCTTGCCGCCAACGCGCGGACGCATACTGAAACGTTGCGTCTCGCGCTGAAAAACAGCCGTCAGGAATCCACCCGCCTGGCCGGTTACGGCAAAGCGCTGGGCAGTGGACAAAACATGTCTTTGTTGCGTAAAGAAGGCTGA
- the rmlC gene encoding dTDP-4-deoxyrhamnose-3,5-epimerase (Evidence 2a : Function of homologous gene experimentally demonstrated in an other organism; PubMedId : 7517390, 7517391; Product type e : enzyme) has product MDVETTPIDGLLLIKPKVWRDPRGYFVETWHKDRYEAAGITLPFVQDNRSRSARGILRGLHFQRKFPQGKLVSVSSGSVFDVAVDIRKNSPTFGVWHGALLTGENQHQLWVPPGLAHGFCVCSETADFSYKCTETYHPEDEGSIRWDDPELGIAWPVADPVLSQKDLAAPLFKDALLW; this is encoded by the coding sequence ATGGATGTGGAAACAACCCCCATTGACGGCCTTTTGCTCATAAAACCCAAAGTTTGGCGCGATCCGCGCGGCTATTTTGTGGAAACGTGGCACAAGGACCGGTACGAAGCCGCCGGAATAACGCTGCCTTTTGTGCAGGACAACCGTTCCCGTTCAGCAAGGGGCATCCTTCGCGGCCTGCATTTTCAGCGAAAGTTCCCGCAAGGGAAACTTGTCAGTGTTTCCAGCGGATCCGTTTTTGACGTCGCCGTGGATATCCGCAAAAATTCCCCCACCTTCGGCGTATGGCACGGAGCCCTGCTGACCGGGGAAAACCAGCACCAGCTGTGGGTTCCGCCGGGCTTGGCCCATGGGTTCTGCGTTTGCAGCGAAACGGCGGATTTTTCCTATAAATGCACGGAAACCTACCATCCGGAAGATGAAGGCTCCATCCGCTGGGACGACCCGGAGCTGGGTATCGCCTGGCCCGTGGCCGATCCCGTTCTCTCGCAAAAAGACCTGGCCGCGCCGCTCTTCAAGGACGCCTTGCTGTGGTAG